Within the Agromyces atrinae genome, the region TGGGCCGATGTGCGCCTCGGTGCCCGCGAGCTCGCCGCCGACCCCGACATGCAGCGCATCGACGGACTCTCGATGAACGAGCACCGCGCCCGCGTCTTCGGTCAGCTGAAGCTCCTCGTCGAGAACGGCCAGGTGCTCCGCGCCTTCCCGCGCCGACTCGGCGGTCTCGACGACCACGGCGGCAACATCGCCGCGTTCGAGGAGCTCGTCACGGCCGACCCGAGCCTGCAGATCAAGTCGGGCGTGCAGTGGGGGCTCTTCGCCGCCGCCATTCTGCACCTCGGCACCGAGTACCACCACGACACCTTCCTTCCGGGCGCGATGAGCCTCGAGGTTCCCGGCGCGTTCGCGATGACCGAGACGGGGCACGGCTCCGACGTCGCCTCGATCGGCACGACGGCGACGTACGACGAGAAGAAGAAGCAGTTCGTCATCAACACGCCGTTCCGCGGAGCGTGGAAGGACTACCTCGGCAACGCCGCCGTGCACGGCACGGCCGCCGTCGTCTTCGCGCAGCTCATCACGAAGGGCGTGAACCACGGCGTGCACGCCTTCTACGTGCCGATCCGCGGGGCGAAGGGCCAGTTCTTGCGCGGCATCGGCGGTGAGGATGACGGTCTGAAGGGCGGCCTCAACGGAATCGACAACGGGCGCCTGCACTTCTCGAACGTGCGCGTACCGCGGGCGAACCTCCTCGACCGCTATGGCAGCGTCGCCGAGGACGGCACGTACTCGAGCCCCATCGCGAGCCCGGGTCGACGCTTCTTCACGATGCTCGGCACCCTCGTGCAGGGTCGCGTCTCGCTCGATGGAGCCGCCACTGCGGCATCCGCTCTCGCACTGAAGATCGCGATCACGTACGGCACCCAGCGTCGCCAGTTCACGGCGGGCAGCGACACCGACGAAGAGGTACTGCTCGACTACCAGCGGCACCAGCGCCGCCTGCTGCCGCGCCTCGCGACGACGTACGCGCAGACGTTCGCGCACGACGAGTTCCTCGTGAAGTTCGACGCCGTGTTCAGCGGCAAGGCCGACACCGACGACGACCGCGAAGACCTCGAGACGTTCGCCGCGGCGCTCAAGTCGCTCTCGACGTGGCACGCCCTCGACACTCTGCAGGAGGCGCGTGAGGCGTGCGGCGGCGCGGGCTTCCTCGCCGAGAACCGCCTCGTCGGCCTGCGTCAGGATCTCGACGTCTACGTGACCTTCGAGGGCGACAACAACGTGCTGCTGCAGCTCGTCGCGAAGCGACTGCTCGGCGACTACGCCAAGAAGTTCCGCGGTGCCGATGCCTCGACGCTCGCGCGATTCGCCGTCGCCCACCTCGCCGAGAAGGCCTACCACGGCTCGGGCCTCCGCCGCCTCGCGCAGAACGTCGCCGACCTCGGCTCGACGGCCCGTTCGGTGACCGAGCTCCGCACGCCCGAGGCGCAGCACGAACTGCTCGCCGACCGCGTCGAGACGATGATCGCGGGTATCGCCGGGCGCCTCCGCGACGCGAAGTCGCTCTCGAAGGCGGATGCCGCGGCGCTCTTCAACCAGAACCAGAACGAGCTCATCGAGGCGGCCCGCGCGCACGCCGAACTGCTGCAGTGGGAGGCGTTCACGCGCGGCGTCGAAGCGGCGCCCGATGCCGGTACGCGCCAGGTGCTCACGTGGCTGCGCGACCTCTTCGGGCTCGGCCTCATCGAGAAGCACCTCGCGTGGTACCTCATCTCGGGCCGGCTCTCGCCGCAGCGCGCCCAGGCCGTGACGGCCTACATCGACCGCCTCATCGCGCGGCTCCGCCCCTATGCGCTCGACCTCGTCGACGCGTTCGGATACGACGAGCGGCACATCCGGGCGTCGATCGCGTCGGGTGCCGAGAAGGAGCGTCAGGACGAGGCGCGGGCGCACTACGCGGCCCAGCGCGAGGCGGGCACTCTGCCGACCCCGGAGAAGAAGGCGCGCTGATATCTCCCAGGCGACCGTGAGCGAGAATAGAAGCATGCGCCGCGCCATCCGAATCGTCATCGCCGTCGTTTCCGTCCTCGCGCTCGTCGCCGTCGGGTTCCTCGTGTGGGCGAACATCGTCTTCGCGGGCGATCGCGAGGCGGCGCTCGAGGTGTGGCGGGA harbors:
- a CDS encoding acyl-CoA dehydrogenase family protein is translated as MVDTHARPALQNDSMPHDYATLHDATESPSDLGAEVASNVPVTKSAKRKNTADEIAAASVDEGEHPVVDVEALGRQLLGTWADVRLGARELAADPDMQRIDGLSMNEHRARVFGQLKLLVENGQVLRAFPRRLGGLDDHGGNIAAFEELVTADPSLQIKSGVQWGLFAAAILHLGTEYHHDTFLPGAMSLEVPGAFAMTETGHGSDVASIGTTATYDEKKKQFVINTPFRGAWKDYLGNAAVHGTAAVVFAQLITKGVNHGVHAFYVPIRGAKGQFLRGIGGEDDGLKGGLNGIDNGRLHFSNVRVPRANLLDRYGSVAEDGTYSSPIASPGRRFFTMLGTLVQGRVSLDGAATAASALALKIAITYGTQRRQFTAGSDTDEEVLLDYQRHQRRLLPRLATTYAQTFAHDEFLVKFDAVFSGKADTDDDREDLETFAAALKSLSTWHALDTLQEAREACGGAGFLAENRLVGLRQDLDVYVTFEGDNNVLLQLVAKRLLGDYAKKFRGADASTLARFAVAHLAEKAYHGSGLRRLAQNVADLGSTARSVTELRTPEAQHELLADRVETMIAGIAGRLRDAKSLSKADAAALFNQNQNELIEAARAHAELLQWEAFTRGVEAAPDAGTRQVLTWLRDLFGLGLIEKHLAWYLISGRLSPQRAQAVTAYIDRLIARLRPYALDLVDAFGYDERHIRASIASGAEKERQDEARAHYAAQREAGTLPTPEKKAR